One window of Nocardia nova SH22a genomic DNA carries:
- a CDS encoding serine hydrolase domain-containing protein, which translates to MGRLRGWVIGVLVTVLISGVCAATAVAEPAEPSCAVTSGRDFATAAPESEGMDSARLASALNFAAERNRLNVKIFRNNCLIGSGPDNAATGGVPWNVWSVTKSVVSLIAGIAWDQGKLDIDAPIGRYLPPGLGDAAHRAITVRDLLTETSGLRVGVINEGVSGVIPIDPNSAVQALGVPFDNPPGTEFSYSQRNVDLLAYVVELAAGEPLQEFAQRELFTPLGIGRDDYYWARDRSGHTYGYAHLLIPPDDLAKLALLVSDDGQWDGQRVVSSDYLRQARQPGPTHTCYGFLFWARPGCIEMPSFLPSDVFAMSGMGLQNAFFIPSLGLTVVWTGVFGNRSSGGPTGILQNPTELTWEFFRRLLAAFDRPPIPDPGPYVEPPVTLDPRTYFDPNITLALFGVGPDTYHGCNVLSCLNIPLAQPFSDAPPGCLVLVCLGPDPRTPGIH; encoded by the coding sequence ATGGGACGCCTACGGGGTTGGGTGATCGGGGTACTCGTCACGGTTCTGATCAGCGGTGTCTGCGCGGCCACGGCCGTGGCCGAACCCGCGGAGCCGAGTTGCGCGGTCACCTCCGGCCGCGACTTCGCCACCGCCGCACCCGAATCGGAGGGGATGGATTCGGCCCGGCTGGCCTCGGCGCTCAACTTCGCGGCCGAGCGAAATCGGCTGAACGTCAAGATCTTCCGCAACAACTGCCTGATCGGCTCCGGACCCGACAACGCGGCCACCGGCGGCGTCCCGTGGAATGTCTGGAGCGTCACCAAATCCGTCGTGTCACTGATCGCCGGAATCGCCTGGGATCAGGGAAAACTCGATATCGACGCGCCGATCGGCCGGTATCTGCCGCCCGGACTCGGCGACGCCGCCCATCGGGCGATCACGGTACGGGATCTGCTGACCGAGACCTCGGGACTGCGGGTCGGCGTGATCAACGAGGGGGTGTCCGGCGTCATCCCGATCGACCCGAACAGTGCCGTGCAGGCCCTGGGCGTGCCGTTCGACAATCCGCCGGGTACCGAGTTCTCCTACAGTCAGCGCAATGTCGATCTGCTGGCGTATGTGGTGGAACTCGCGGCGGGCGAGCCGCTGCAGGAGTTCGCGCAGCGAGAACTGTTCACCCCCTTGGGAATCGGGCGCGACGACTACTACTGGGCCCGCGATCGCTCCGGACACACCTACGGCTACGCCCATCTGCTGATCCCGCCCGACGACCTGGCCAAACTGGCCCTGCTGGTGAGCGACGACGGGCAGTGGGACGGGCAGCGTGTGGTCTCCTCGGACTATCTGCGCCAGGCACGACAGCCCGGCCCCACCCACACCTGTTACGGCTTTCTGTTCTGGGCGCGACCGGGCTGTATCGAAATGCCGTCGTTCCTGCCCTCGGACGTCTTCGCGATGTCGGGCATGGGACTGCAGAATGCGTTCTTCATCCCCAGCCTGGGACTGACGGTGGTCTGGACCGGTGTGTTCGGCAATCGCAGTTCCGGCGGACCGACCGGGATCCTGCAGAATCCCACCGAGCTGACCTGGGAGTTCTTCCGTCGGCTACTCGCCGCCTTCGACCGGCCGCCGATTCCGGATCCGGGGCCGTATGTCGAGCCGCCGGTGACACTGGACCCCCGCACCTATTTCGATCCGAACATCACCCTGGCCCTGTTCGGCGTCGGCCCGGACACCTATCACGGCTGCAATGTGCTGTCCTGCTTGAATATTCCACTCGCACAGCCGTTCTCCGACGCCCCGCCGGGCTGCCTGGTACTGGTCTGCCTCGGGCCCGATCCCCGCACGCCCGGCATCCACTGA
- a CDS encoding Fur family transcriptional regulator has translation MHTEGFDPRERLRSVGLRITKPRVAVLDAVVAQPHSDADRVAAAVRAQLGTVSTQAVYDVLRACVDAGLLRRIEPAGSAALYEARIADNHHHLVCRKCGTVADVDCAVGRAPCLDPSDAHGFTVDEAEIVFWGLCPDCRRDDDAPSR, from the coding sequence ATGCACACCGAAGGTTTCGATCCCCGCGAACGATTGCGGTCGGTCGGCCTGCGGATCACCAAGCCGCGGGTGGCGGTGCTGGATGCGGTTGTGGCCCAACCGCATTCGGATGCCGACCGGGTGGCCGCCGCGGTGCGGGCGCAGCTCGGCACGGTGTCGACGCAGGCGGTGTACGACGTACTCCGCGCCTGTGTGGACGCCGGTCTGCTGCGCCGGATCGAACCGGCCGGATCGGCGGCGCTCTACGAGGCGCGCATCGCCGACAACCATCACCACCTGGTGTGCAGGAAGTGCGGCACGGTCGCGGATGTGGACTGTGCCGTGGGCCGCGCCCCCTGCCTCGACCCGTCGGATGCCCACGGTTTCACCGTCGACGAGGCCGAGATCGTGTTCTGGGGGTTGTGCCCGGACTGTCGTCGCGACGACGACGCTCCATCCCGATAG
- a CDS encoding catalase translates to MAESTTAVTTTNTGTPVPSDDESLTAGTEGPILLHDHYLIEKLAQFNRERVPERIVHAKGAGAYGELVVTGDVSRFTKAALFQPGARTESLVRFSTVAGEQGSPDTWRDPRGFAVKFYTPEGNYDLVGNNTPVFFIKDPIKFPDFIRSQKRLPGNGLRDHNMQWDFWTLRPESAHQVTWLMGDRGIPKTYRHMNGYGSHTYQWINASGERFWVKYHFKTDQGIDFLTQAEADRLAGTDPDYHRQDLWDAIERGDHPSWTLYVQVMPVGEAANYRFNPFDLTKVWSHKDYPLIEVGKWTLNRNPRNYFVEIEQAAFEPSAIVPGIGYSPDKMLLGRVFAYADAHRYRIGTNYHQLPPNRARAAEVDSYSKEGAMRYEFNAPDVPVYAPNSYGGPHADPGRAPEEAAWTFEPEQVRAGYIQHAEDSDWAQPGTLVREVYNDDQRDRLVGNVVGHVLGGVREPVLSRVFDYWKNVDPDIGKRIEEGVRAGLNGNG, encoded by the coding sequence ATGGCCGAGTCGACCACCGCAGTGACCACCACCAATACCGGAACCCCGGTTCCGAGCGACGACGAATCGCTGACCGCCGGTACCGAGGGCCCGATTCTGCTGCACGATCACTACCTGATCGAGAAACTGGCCCAGTTCAACCGCGAACGGGTGCCGGAGCGGATCGTGCACGCCAAGGGTGCGGGAGCCTACGGTGAACTCGTCGTCACCGGCGATGTCAGCCGATTCACCAAGGCCGCGCTGTTCCAGCCGGGTGCGCGCACCGAATCGCTGGTGCGGTTCTCCACCGTCGCCGGTGAGCAGGGCAGCCCGGACACCTGGCGCGATCCGCGCGGATTCGCGGTCAAGTTCTACACGCCCGAGGGCAACTACGATCTGGTCGGCAACAACACGCCGGTCTTCTTCATCAAGGATCCGATCAAGTTCCCGGATTTCATCCGCTCGCAGAAACGGTTGCCGGGCAACGGACTTCGCGATCACAACATGCAGTGGGACTTCTGGACCCTGCGGCCGGAGTCGGCGCATCAGGTGACCTGGCTGATGGGCGATCGGGGCATTCCGAAGACCTACCGTCACATGAACGGCTACGGATCGCACACCTACCAGTGGATCAATGCCTCCGGTGAGCGATTCTGGGTGAAGTACCACTTCAAGACCGATCAGGGCATCGACTTCCTGACCCAGGCCGAGGCCGATCGGCTGGCCGGTACCGATCCCGACTATCACCGCCAGGATCTGTGGGACGCCATCGAACGCGGCGATCACCCGAGCTGGACGCTGTATGTGCAGGTGATGCCGGTCGGCGAGGCCGCGAACTACCGCTTCAACCCGTTCGATCTGACCAAGGTGTGGTCGCACAAGGACTACCCGCTGATCGAGGTCGGCAAGTGGACGCTGAACCGTAATCCGCGCAACTACTTCGTCGAGATCGAGCAGGCCGCCTTCGAACCGTCGGCGATCGTGCCCGGAATCGGCTACTCACCGGACAAGATGCTGCTGGGCCGGGTCTTCGCCTACGCCGACGCACATCGCTACCGCATCGGCACGAACTACCATCAGCTGCCGCCGAACCGCGCCCGCGCGGCCGAGGTGGACTCCTATTCCAAGGAGGGCGCGATGCGATACGAGTTCAACGCGCCGGATGTGCCGGTGTACGCGCCGAATTCGTACGGCGGCCCGCACGCCGATCCCGGCCGCGCACCGGAGGAGGCGGCCTGGACCTTCGAACCCGAACAGGTCCGCGCCGGATACATCCAGCACGCCGAGGACAGTGACTGGGCGCAGCCCGGCACGCTGGTGCGCGAGGTCTACAACGACGATCAGCGCGACCGCCTGGTGGGCAATGTGGTCGGCCATGTGCTGGGTGGCGTGCGCGAACCGGTGCTGAGCCGGGTCTTCGACTACTGGAAGAACGTCGACCCCGACATCGGCAAGCGCATCGAGGAAGGGGTGCGCGCCGGGCTGAACGGTAACGGCTGA
- a CDS encoding TetR/AcrR family transcriptional regulator: protein MGSQRSQPDSPAPHPRTHTGRRRNEATHQAILDAALNLLATSEGRPVTVDSIAAAAGVGKQTIYRWWPSKGAVLLEALLDRARRAVPTPDTGSVRTDILTIADTTFTGAQHPSTAPALRALVREAARDPHLAELLRDFTETRRAVVRDVLERGIARGELPADTDTALLADLLYGLFWYRFLLGHAPLDHATAAHLVDTLLPPE, encoded by the coding sequence ATGGGATCACAACGGTCACAGCCGGATTCCCCGGCGCCACATCCCCGGACGCATACCGGGCGCCGCCGGAACGAGGCCACCCACCAGGCGATTCTGGACGCCGCTCTGAACCTGCTCGCCACCTCCGAGGGCCGGCCCGTCACCGTGGACTCGATCGCCGCGGCGGCCGGAGTCGGCAAACAAACCATCTACCGCTGGTGGCCGTCGAAGGGCGCGGTACTGCTCGAAGCCCTCCTCGACCGGGCCCGGCGGGCGGTGCCGACACCGGACACCGGCTCGGTGCGCACCGACATCCTGACCATCGCCGACACGACTTTCACCGGCGCCCAACACCCTTCGACCGCTCCGGCCTTACGCGCACTGGTGCGCGAGGCGGCGCGCGACCCCCATCTGGCCGAACTGCTCCGGGACTTCACCGAGACCCGCCGCGCCGTCGTCCGCGATGTCCTCGAACGCGGGATAGCGCGCGGAGAACTGCCCGCCGACACCGACACCGCACTCCTGGCGGACCTGCTCTACGGCCTGTTCTGGTACCGCTTCCTACTCGGCCACGCCCCGCTGGATCACGCGACCGCCGCCCACCTGGTCGACACCCTGCTACCCCCGGAATAG
- a CDS encoding SDR family oxidoreductase, with amino-acid sequence MSAPSTNHTPRVVVMGGSSGIGEATAALFAGAGAEVVVTGRGQDKLDAAVARLGGKTTGHRLDATDAAQIAAFFEQSGPIDHLVIAVSGSAGSGPFAELDLDHLAAGFDGKFWPQVRIVKAALPHMDSNGSITLITAASAHAAFPATAGLAAINGALNAMVAPLAVELAPLRVNAVAPGVIDTEWWERVPEDRRRALFHGLAATTPVGRVGDPAEVARAVHLLATNGFVSGVVLDVTGGANLPTGR; translated from the coding sequence ATGAGCGCTCCCAGCACCAATCACACCCCGCGGGTCGTCGTCATGGGCGGCAGTTCCGGGATCGGCGAGGCCACCGCCGCATTGTTCGCGGGTGCGGGCGCCGAGGTCGTCGTCACCGGCCGCGGCCAGGACAAACTCGATGCCGCGGTGGCCCGGCTGGGCGGTAAGACCACCGGCCACCGGCTCGATGCCACCGACGCCGCGCAGATCGCGGCCTTCTTCGAACAGTCCGGCCCGATCGACCATCTGGTGATCGCGGTGAGTGGTTCGGCGGGCAGCGGCCCGTTCGCCGAACTGGATCTCGATCACTTGGCCGCGGGCTTCGACGGCAAATTCTGGCCGCAGGTGCGGATCGTCAAAGCCGCACTGCCGCACATGGATTCGAACGGTTCGATCACCTTGATCACCGCCGCCTCCGCACACGCCGCCTTCCCGGCCACCGCCGGGCTGGCCGCGATCAACGGCGCGCTCAACGCGATGGTGGCTCCGCTCGCGGTGGAACTGGCTCCGCTGCGGGTGAACGCGGTCGCGCCGGGGGTGATCGACACCGAATGGTGGGAGCGGGTACCGGAGGATCGGCGGCGCGCCCTGTTCCACGGACTCGCCGCGACCACACCGGTCGGCCGGGTGGGCGATCCCGCCGAGGTCGCCCGGGCGGTCCACCTGCTGGCGACCAACGGCTTCGTCAGCGGTGTCGTCCTCGACGTCACCGGCGGGGCGAACCTGCCCACCGGGCGCTGA
- a CDS encoding TetR/AcrR family transcriptional regulator: protein MAARQPSDAQDAAPLASVWTRPHRARREQPALSRDQIVAEAMALLDAEGFDALSMRKLGSRMGAGATSLYTHVANKDELLELVVDEAFGEITLPTDPAPGDWRATMLDLCGDIRRIMLRHPWIPVTMSSAGLVYLGPNMLRLSEAMLEILERAGFDDESADRALNAIFAYTIGTTSTEAAALSSIARSGLDEQRWFEQMMAAAELASRPYPRVYRRYTEYKDRDANRAREDNFEHELGLIMDGLHSRRRA, encoded by the coding sequence ATGGCCGCCCGACAGCCGTCCGATGCGCAGGATGCCGCCCCGCTGGCATCGGTGTGGACCCGCCCGCACCGGGCACGACGCGAGCAACCCGCACTGAGCCGGGATCAGATCGTGGCGGAGGCCATGGCACTACTGGATGCCGAGGGCTTCGACGCCCTGAGCATGCGCAAACTCGGCAGCCGGATGGGCGCGGGCGCGACCTCGCTCTACACCCACGTCGCGAACAAGGACGAACTGCTGGAACTGGTCGTCGACGAGGCGTTCGGCGAGATCACCCTCCCCACCGACCCCGCCCCCGGCGACTGGCGTGCCACGATGCTCGATCTGTGCGGCGATATCCGGCGAATCATGTTGCGGCATCCATGGATTCCGGTGACGATGAGCAGCGCGGGTCTCGTCTACCTGGGGCCGAATATGCTGCGCCTGTCGGAGGCGATGCTGGAAATTCTGGAGCGCGCCGGATTCGACGACGAATCGGCCGATCGAGCGCTGAACGCGATCTTCGCCTACACCATCGGAACGACCTCGACCGAAGCCGCGGCGCTCTCCTCGATCGCGCGCAGCGGCCTGGACGAACAGCGATGGTTCGAGCAGATGATGGCCGCCGCCGAGCTGGCGTCGCGGCCCTATCCCCGGGTCTACCGCCGCTATACCGAGTACAAGGATCGCGACGCCAACCGGGCCCGCGAGGACAATTTCGAGCACGAACTGGGTTTGATCATGGACGGTCTGCACTCGCGGCGGAGGGCCTGA
- a CDS encoding MFS transporter has protein sequence METPESAAPVVGATRRWLILVVLCLSSLVLVIDNMVLTVAIPQIATDLHADAQQVQWIIDGYLLVFAGLLLTSGSLSDRFGRRLVMVAGLVVFGAASLLAAYASSPEMLIAGRVLMGIGGVAIMPSTLSILITVFDDRERPKAIAAWSAVATLGMVGGPVVGGALLDHFWWGSVFLMNVPIAAVAILAAVLLMPESKGPWRRPDLPGAVLSIAGMTALVWTIIAVPQRGWTDTGTLVGSALTVIALGGFVIRELTTDSPMVPLDLFRNRTFTGSSFSLVLVTFANGGLVLVLTQYLQFVLGYSPMRTAVAFTPMAVAILAFNGLGAGVVAKLGTKVVTVTGLVIVAAGFGVLATLDTGSGFWLPALAMALLGAGAGLAMPAAIGALMSAVPGEHAGVGSALNDTIQQTGGALGVAVLGAILAGTYSAAMPDSAPAGARESIAGALGTGDSGLAGLARDAFSSGMQAAFAVGAASAVVAAVVAVLLMRNTKRPAAQQDPGPADELVGTR, from the coding sequence ATGGAAACTCCGGAATCGGCCGCACCCGTGGTCGGGGCCACACGCCGCTGGCTGATCCTGGTCGTGCTGTGCCTCAGCTCGCTGGTGCTGGTGATCGACAATATGGTTCTGACCGTGGCGATTCCGCAGATCGCGACCGATCTGCACGCCGACGCCCAGCAGGTGCAGTGGATCATCGACGGCTATCTGCTGGTCTTCGCCGGACTGCTGCTGACCTCGGGCAGCCTCTCCGATCGTTTCGGGCGGCGGCTGGTCATGGTGGCGGGTCTGGTGGTGTTCGGTGCGGCGTCGCTGCTGGCGGCCTATGCGAGCAGTCCGGAGATGCTGATCGCCGGGCGGGTGCTGATGGGAATCGGCGGGGTGGCGATCATGCCCAGCACGCTGTCCATCCTCATCACGGTCTTCGACGATCGGGAACGGCCGAAGGCGATCGCGGCCTGGAGTGCGGTGGCGACGCTGGGGATGGTCGGCGGTCCGGTCGTCGGCGGTGCGCTGCTCGACCACTTCTGGTGGGGCTCGGTATTCCTGATGAACGTGCCCATCGCGGCGGTCGCGATCCTGGCCGCGGTGCTGCTCATGCCGGAATCGAAGGGGCCGTGGCGGCGGCCCGATCTGCCGGGCGCGGTGCTGTCCATCGCCGGGATGACCGCACTGGTCTGGACCATCATCGCGGTGCCGCAGCGCGGCTGGACCGATACCGGCACCCTGGTCGGGTCGGCGCTCACCGTAATCGCCCTGGGCGGCTTCGTGATTCGGGAGCTGACCACCGATTCCCCGATGGTTCCGCTCGACCTGTTCCGGAACCGGACGTTCACCGGCTCGAGCTTCTCACTGGTCCTGGTGACCTTCGCCAACGGTGGGCTGGTGCTGGTGCTGACCCAGTACCTGCAGTTCGTCCTCGGCTATTCGCCGATGCGGACGGCAGTGGCCTTCACGCCGATGGCGGTCGCGATTCTGGCCTTCAACGGGCTCGGCGCGGGTGTGGTCGCGAAACTCGGCACCAAGGTGGTGACCGTCACGGGCCTGGTGATCGTGGCAGCCGGATTCGGGGTGCTGGCCACGCTCGACACCGGCAGCGGATTCTGGCTGCCCGCGCTGGCGATGGCGCTGCTCGGTGCGGGAGCGGGCCTGGCGATGCCCGCCGCGATCGGCGCGCTGATGAGTGCGGTGCCCGGCGAACACGCCGGTGTGGGATCGGCCCTCAACGACACCATCCAGCAGACCGGCGGTGCGCTGGGAGTCGCGGTCCTCGGTGCGATCCTCGCCGGGACCTACTCGGCGGCCATGCCCGACAGCGCACCGGCGGGTGCGCGGGAATCGATCGCGGGCGCACTCGGCACCGGTGACAGCGGGCTGGCGGGACTCGCGCGCGATGCCTTCAGCTCGGGGATGCAGGCCGCCTTCGCGGTCGGCGCGGCCAGTGCCGTGGTCGCGGCCGTCGTGGCGGTGTTGTTGATGCGGAATACGAAACGGCCTGCGGCCCAACAGGACCCGGGCCCGGCGGATGAACTTGTCGGTACGCGCTGA
- a CDS encoding LutC/YkgG family protein, translated as MTSQEEFLRRVRDALEALPDDERTVPVPRNYQRHAPVTSAADQAEIIELFTARLKHHGAEVHRVEPDEVPAVLDLALRTHGATSALAPEGLPEDWLLFWSADANHRVLDDQPQRSILDRERTDAVVTACAGAVADAGTLILDGGPGQCRRDATVLADCHICVVRAEQIDYSLPQALDKLDPRRPITWFGGPAVMTDPAAESARVGGVIEETERRLVVVIVG; from the coding sequence GTGACCTCGCAGGAGGAATTCCTGCGCCGCGTGCGCGATGCCCTCGAGGCGCTACCCGATGACGAACGCACGGTGCCGGTGCCACGCAATTATCAGCGCCATGCCCCGGTGACCTCGGCCGCCGATCAGGCCGAAATCATCGAACTGTTCACCGCGCGCCTCAAACACCATGGGGCCGAGGTCCATCGAGTCGAACCGGACGAGGTTCCGGCGGTCCTCGACCTGGCCCTGCGCACCCACGGCGCGACCTCCGCACTCGCTCCTGAGGGACTGCCCGAGGATTGGCTGCTCTTCTGGTCGGCCGATGCGAACCACCGGGTTCTCGACGATCAGCCGCAGCGCTCGATTCTCGATCGGGAACGCACCGACGCGGTCGTCACCGCGTGCGCGGGCGCGGTGGCCGATGCCGGGACGCTGATCCTGGACGGCGGCCCCGGCCAGTGCCGTCGCGATGCGACCGTCCTCGCCGATTGCCACATCTGCGTGGTCCGCGCCGAACAGATCGACTACTCGCTGCCACAGGCCCTCGACAAGCTGGATCCGCGCCGCCCCATCACCTGGTTCGGCGGCCCGGCCGTCATGACCGATCCGGCGGCCGAGTCCGCGCGTGTCGGTGGCGTCATCGAGGAGACCGAACGCCGCCTGGTGGTCGTGATCGTCGGCTGA
- a CDS encoding tellurite resistance/C4-dicarboxylate transporter family protein: MDESFGRRVRFVANLGPGWFASVMATGIVSRAVGAAGWPWGGSALLIIGLIAYAVLLIATALRIIYYRDRVVADAKNPATGFTYLAFVAATGVMSAGLSRHDQVGGALVLLLVAVLAWIVLCYTVPALLMLNHGAPTAVTGANGTWFLWVVGTQAVAVAATALPRPWGDRFAVPALLCWSVGVVLYGIVATVVLGSLFSVAMTAERLAPTYWIFMGATAISVLAGTQIMDRDDVHLIATVRPMLEGSVLVLWAFGSWLVPLLLAAGIWRHLVRHFGLTYEPGLWSIVFPVGMYGVGTAELGRATGEQWMVGFGHAEAWVALAVWAATAADLIITVVRRRRESPG; encoded by the coding sequence GTGGACGAGTCGTTCGGGCGGCGAGTGCGTTTCGTGGCGAACCTCGGGCCGGGCTGGTTCGCCTCGGTGATGGCGACCGGGATCGTCTCGCGGGCGGTCGGGGCGGCGGGCTGGCCGTGGGGTGGTTCGGCACTGCTGATCATCGGTCTGATCGCCTATGCGGTGCTGCTGATCGCGACCGCGCTGCGGATCATCTACTACCGCGACCGGGTGGTGGCGGACGCGAAGAATCCGGCCACCGGCTTCACCTATCTGGCATTCGTCGCGGCGACGGGTGTGATGTCGGCGGGGTTGTCGCGGCACGATCAGGTCGGTGGCGCGCTTGTGCTGCTGCTCGTCGCCGTCCTCGCGTGGATCGTGTTGTGCTACACCGTGCCCGCGCTGCTGATGCTCAACCACGGCGCCCCGACGGCGGTGACCGGCGCCAACGGCACCTGGTTCCTCTGGGTGGTCGGCACCCAGGCGGTGGCGGTGGCCGCGACCGCCCTGCCGCGACCGTGGGGTGACCGCTTCGCGGTCCCCGCGCTGCTGTGCTGGTCGGTCGGCGTGGTGCTCTACGGCATCGTCGCCACGGTCGTGCTCGGCAGCCTGTTCAGCGTGGCGATGACCGCCGAGCGCCTGGCCCCGACCTACTGGATCTTCATGGGCGCCACCGCGATCAGCGTGCTGGCCGGAACCCAGATCATGGATCGCGACGATGTGCACCTGATCGCCACCGTCCGCCCGATGCTCGAGGGGTCCGTGCTGGTGCTGTGGGCCTTCGGCAGCTGGCTGGTGCCGCTGTTGCTGGCGGCCGGGATCTGGCGGCATCTGGTGCGGCATTTCGGTCTCACCTACGAGCCGGGGCTGTGGAGCATCGTCTTCCCGGTGGGCATGTACGGCGTCGGGACCGCCGAACTCGGCCGGGCCACCGGCGAGCAGTGGATGGTCGGCTTCGGTCACGCCGAGGCGTGGGTGGCGCTGGCGGTGTGGGCGGCGACCGCGGCCGATCTGATCATCACCGTGGTCCGGCGCCGTCGCGAATCCCCGGGCTGA
- a CDS encoding chloride channel protein, with amino-acid sequence MSARHPRATHLGDFQVSPRLLVIAGLAIPVGGAAALAAYGLLQLIGLITNLVFYQRISTAMVAPGASHHPWWLVLTAPVVGGLIIGVMARYGSEKIRGHGMPEAIEAILTGGSRVAPRVALLKPASAAISIGSGGPFGAEGPIIMTGGAVGSILAQLLKLSADERKTLLVAGSAAGMAATFNAPLAAILLAVELLLFEWRPRSFIPVVAAVVTGTICRWALLGNGPVFAVGTDGGKPGALSDGLALIPGITGGLLAIAATALVYFAEDTFAKIPVHWMWWPAIGGLIIGIGGLFEPRALGVGYDVIDQLLTGHATTSLIVGILVVKTLIWSLSLGSGTSGGVLAPVFMIGAALGAAEGGLLPHVTAGFWAMCGLAAVVGGVMRSPLTGIVFTCELTQAWNDVLPLAVASVSAYAVSVLLLKRSVLTEKIARRRLHLTREYTTDPLETFFTHEVMTADPLILHIDEPIEPALPHTHYAGLYPVVDESGRLTGVTTRQVLQHHHRDTVRAATLPIRTSVHPDNTLREVANALALAHVTSAPVVDRDDPTTLRGIITLEQLLHARRRDLHEEHHRERLLVVRDDRPAHSPEPKETATV; translated from the coding sequence GTGAGCGCCCGGCATCCGCGCGCCACGCACCTCGGCGATTTCCAGGTCAGCCCGCGATTACTCGTGATCGCCGGACTCGCGATTCCGGTCGGCGGCGCGGCGGCGCTGGCCGCGTACGGACTGTTGCAGCTGATCGGCCTGATCACGAATCTCGTTTTCTACCAACGGATCAGCACCGCGATGGTCGCGCCGGGCGCGAGTCATCATCCGTGGTGGCTGGTGCTGACGGCACCGGTCGTGGGCGGGCTGATCATCGGCGTCATGGCGCGCTACGGGTCGGAGAAGATCCGCGGTCACGGGATGCCGGAGGCGATCGAGGCCATTCTCACCGGCGGTTCCCGGGTGGCGCCGCGGGTGGCGTTGCTCAAACCCGCCTCGGCGGCCATCAGTATCGGATCGGGCGGGCCGTTCGGCGCCGAGGGGCCGATCATCATGACCGGCGGCGCGGTGGGCTCGATTCTGGCGCAACTGCTGAAACTGTCCGCCGACGAACGTAAGACACTGCTGGTCGCGGGGTCCGCGGCCGGAATGGCGGCGACCTTCAACGCGCCGCTCGCCGCGATTCTCCTGGCGGTGGAACTGCTGCTGTTCGAATGGCGCCCACGCAGTTTCATCCCGGTGGTGGCCGCGGTCGTGACCGGAACCATCTGCCGCTGGGCACTGCTCGGCAACGGTCCGGTATTCGCCGTCGGAACCGACGGCGGCAAGCCGGGCGCGCTGTCCGACGGGCTGGCGCTGATTCCGGGAATCACCGGCGGACTGCTGGCCATCGCCGCGACCGCGCTGGTGTATTTCGCCGAGGACACCTTCGCCAAGATCCCGGTGCACTGGATGTGGTGGCCCGCGATCGGCGGACTGATCATCGGCATCGGCGGACTGTTCGAACCGCGCGCACTCGGCGTGGGTTACGACGTGATCGATCAGTTGCTCACCGGCCACGCGACCACCTCCCTGATCGTCGGCATCCTCGTGGTGAAGACCCTGATCTGGTCGCTGTCGCTGGGCTCGGGCACCTCGGGTGGCGTGCTGGCGCCGGTCTTCATGATCGGCGCGGCGCTGGGCGCGGCCGAGGGCGGACTGCTGCCGCACGTCACCGCGGGCTTCTGGGCGATGTGCGGGCTCGCGGCGGTGGTCGGCGGAGTGATGCGCTCCCCGCTGACCGGCATCGTGTTCACCTGCGAGCTCACTCAGGCCTGGAACGACGTGCTGCCGCTGGCGGTGGCCTCGGTGTCGGCGTACGCGGTGTCGGTGCTGCTGCTCAAACGCTCGGTGCTCACCGAGAAGATCGCGCGGCGCCGGTTGCATCTGACCCGCGAATACACAACCGACCCGCTGGAAACCTTCTTCACCCACGAGGTGATGACCGCCGACCCGCTGATCCTGCACATCGACGAACCGATCGAACCCGCACTGCCGCATACGCATTACGCCGGTCTCTACCCCGTCGTCGACGAATCCGGCCGGTTGACCGGCGTGACCACCCGGCAGGTGCTGCAACACCACCACCGCGACACCGTCCGCGCCGCGACCCTGCCCATCCGCACCTCGGTCCATCCCGACAACACCCTGCGCGAAGTGGCCAACGCCTTGGCGCTGGCACATGTGACCTCCGCACCGGTGGTCGACCGCGACGACCCCACGACCCTGCGCGGAATCATCACCCTCGAACAACTCCTGCACGCCCGCCGCCGCGACCTGCACGAGGAGCACCACCGCGAACGCCTGCTGGTGGTGCGGGACGACCGGCCCGCGCATTCGCCGGAGCCGAAGGAGACCGCCACCGTCTGA